Proteins encoded within one genomic window of Sebastes fasciatus isolate fSebFas1 chromosome 18, fSebFas1.pri, whole genome shotgun sequence:
- the flrt2 gene encoding leucine-rich repeat transmembrane protein FLRT2 encodes MEFLVGPWNKDWASFLQFWLTVILSLQMQFSPGACCPDECRCDKPFVYCNERSLTSVPLGIQEGFKVLFLHNNQINNAGFPLELHNVATVETVYLFGNQLDEFPINLPKNTRVLHLQENNIQTISKAALAQLTRLEELHLDDNSISTVGVEEGAFREAISLKLLFLTKNHLSSVPIGLPEDLKELRLDENRIAHIAEEAFQNVTRLQRLLLDGNLLTDEGIAPGTFQDLATLRELALARNSLTFPPPLLPSQSLVKLSLQENQIDQIPVAAFAELNRLEKLDISSNQLQTLTQGVFDGLSSLRHLMVRNNPWRCDCAVKWVVVWLKSLPSSINARGFVCLSPDKVRGMAIRELTLDIIECPVDADLPPWPTLRSTPPPPPTTTPIPTMISTLITTSIPYYFDSPSPPLPPIHNNPPGPLPPYEDPLQISFHVVNSTSIEVSWASYFTVTAYKVTWVKRGQSQINEGLRERTVSGDRRHISLTNLEPRSVYRICVHVLDTLNSYRPGEDTICSEARTKAVASTKPPGREQAPQESINSTLLMAGIIGGAVLVILVTLLSLFCWHMHRKSRSSSTKWKYNRGRRKDDYGEAGTKKDNSILEMTETSFQIVALNNEQLLKGDFRIQPIYTPNGGIGFRDCHLSNNSIAYCKSSNVPSTEFCHT; translated from the coding sequence atGGAGTTTCTGGTTGGACCCTGGAATAAAGATTGGGCTTCATTCTTGCAATTTTGGTTGACTGTCATCCTAAGCCTCCAAATGCAATTCAGCCCGGGCGCCTGTTGCCCGGACGAGTGTCGTTGTGACAAGCCGTTTGTGTACTGCAACGAGCGCAGCCTGACATCAGTGCCTCTGGGGATACAGGAGGGCTTCAAGGTCCTCTTCCTACACAACAACCAGATAAACAATGCTGGCTTCCCATTGGAACTTCACAATGTGGCCACCGTGGAGACTGTGTATCTCTTCGGCAACCAGCTGGATGAGTTTCCCATCAATCTGCCCAAAAACACCAGGGTCCTGCACCTCCAGGAGAACAATATTCAAACGATCTCCAAGGCGGCCCTGGCCCAGCTGACTCGACTAGAGGAGCTGCACCTTGATGATAACTCCATCTCCACGGTGGGGGTGGAAGAAGGAGCCTTTAGGGAGGCGATAAGCCTCaaactcctcttcctcaccaaGAACCACTTAAGCAGTGTTCCCATTGGCCTTCCCGAGGACCTGAAAGAACTGCGGTTGGACGAGAACCGTATTGCTCACATCGCAGAGGAGGCCTTTCAGAATGTGACACGTCTGCAGCGCCTCCTGCTGGACGGGAACCTGCTGACGGACGAGGGCATTGCGCCAGGGACCTTCCAGGACCTGGCCACCCTCCGTGAGCTGGCACTGGCCCGCAACTCCCTCACtttcccccctcccctcctacCGAGCCAGTCACTGGTCAAACTCAGCCTGCAGGAGAACCAGATTGACCAGATCCCTGTGGCAGCCTTCGCTGAGCTAAACAGGCTGGAAAAACTGGATATCTCCAGCAACCAGCTTCAGACTCTTACACAGGGTGTGTTCGATGGCCTGTCGAGCCTGAGGCACCTCATGGTGCGGAATAACCCCTGGCGTTGTGACTGCGCTGTGAAATGGGTGGTGGTGTGGCTCAAGTCTTTGCCCTCCTCCATCAACGCACGGGGGTTCGTGTGCCTGAGTCCGGACAAGGTGCGCGGCATGGCAATCAGAGAGCTCACGCTGGATATTATAGAGTGCCCGGTCGATGCCGACCTGCCGCCCTGGCCCACCCTCCGTTCCACACCCCCTCCCCCACCCACAACCACCCCTATCCCCACCATGATCTCCACCCTCATCACCACATCCATCCCTTACTACTTTGACTCACCCTCCCCTCCCTTACCCCCGATCCATAACAACCCTCCCGGTCCCCTGCCTCCTTACGAGGACCCCCTTCAGATCTCCTTCCATGTGGTCAACTCCACCAGTATCGAGGTGAGCTGGGCTTCCTATTTCACCGTCACAGCCTACAAGGTCACTTGGGTCAAAAGGGGCCAAAGCCAAATAAACGAAGGGTTGCGGGAGAGGACGGTGAGCGGGGACCGGCGGCATATTAGCCTCACCAACCTGGAGCCCCGATCGGTGTACCGGATCTGCGTGCACGTGCTGGACACCCTTAACTCCTACAGGCCCGGAGAGGATACTATATGCTCCGAGGCCAGGACCAAGGCTGTTGCGTCTACCAAGCCTCCGGGTAGAGAGCAAGCTCCTCAGGAGAGCATCAACTCCACGCTGCTAATGGCTGGGATCATAGGTGGGGCGGTGCTCGTCATCCTGGTAACACTGCTCAGCCTGTTCTGCTGGCACATGCACAGGAAGAGCCGGTCGTCTTCGACCAAGTGGAAATACAACCGGGGCAGGAGAAAAGACGACTACGGCGAGGCCGGGACCAAGAAGGATAACTCCATTCTGGAGATGACTGAGACCAGTTTCCAGATAGTGGCGCTGAACAATGAGCAGCTGCTCAAGGGAGATTTCCGCATTCAGCCCATCTACACGCCCAACGGGGGCATTGGATTTAGAGACTGTCACCTCAGCAACAACAGCATAGCCTACTGCAAGAGCAGCAACGTGCCCAGTACAGAGTTCTGCCACACGTGA